In the Phoenix dactylifera cultivar Barhee BC4 unplaced genomic scaffold, palm_55x_up_171113_PBpolish2nd_filt_p 000139F, whole genome shotgun sequence genome, one interval contains:
- the LOC103711008 gene encoding F-box protein FBX14-like isoform X2 — translation MSDEEPPGGGGPPPPFSDQVLENVLESVLQFLDCRRDRNAASLVCRSWCRAEGQTRRELFIGNCYAVSPARAVERFPRVRALVLKGKPRFADFELVPAGWGAGFSPWLAALATSNPWLERLCLKRMSVSDADLSRLARSFPSFRDLTLICCDGFGTVGLAAIAEHCRHLRVLDLIENDVEDQGLDWVSRFPESTTSLESLVFDCVGCEVNMDALEALVARSPSLRRLRVNQRVSVRQLRSLMVRAPQLSDLGTGSFGEGGEVGEGEGEVEVADLEAAFAASRSLVCLSGFRNHAPQFIPAIYPVCANLISLNLGYSVITAEELEPVIIHCHNLQTFWVLDTVHDEGLQAVAATCKDLRELRVFPLDGTEDSEGFVSDIGLIAISEGCPKLRSILYFCHGMTNAAVVSMSKNCPELVVFRLCIMGLRRPDRLTGEAMDEGFGAIVMNCKKLTRLAVSGLLTDKAFLYIGKYGKSVRTLSVAFAGNSDSGLRYVLEGCPKLQKLEIRDSPFGDAALLSGLHHYYSMRFLWMSSCKLSIRGCKEVAQRLPHLVVEVIRDRPEKDDDEAIDDGEAVETLYMYRSLAGPRDDAPRFVKIL, via the exons ATGTCGGACGAGGAGCCCCCCGGGGGCGGCGGCCCTCCTCCGCCGTTCTCCGACCAGGTACTGGAGAATGTCCTCGAGAGCGTGCTTCAGTTCCTGGACTGCCGCCGGGACCGGAACGCGGCGTCGCTGGTGTGCCGGTCGTGGTGCCGCGCCGAGGGCCAGACCCGGCGCGAGCTCTTCATCGGCAACTGCTACGCTGTCTCCCCGGCACGCGCCGTCGAGCGCTTCCCCCGTGTCCGGGCGCTCGTTCTTAAGGGCAAGCCCCGGTTCGCCGACTTCGAGCTCGTTCCCGCAGGGTGGGGTGCCGGCTTCTCCCCCTGGCTCGCCGCCCTCGCCACCTCCAACCCCTGGCTCGAGCGCCTCTGCCTCAAGCGCATGTCCGTCTCGGACGCCGACCTCTCCCGCCTCGCCCGCTCCTTCCCGTCCTTCCGCGACCTCACCCTCATCTGCTGCGACGGCTTCGGCACCGTCGGCCTCGCCGCCATCGCCGAGCATTGCAG GCACCTCCGAGTGCTGGATCTGATAGAGAACGACGTGGAGGACCAGGGGCTGGACTGGGTGTCGAGATTCCCGGAGTCGACGACGAGCCTGGAATCGCTCGTCTTCGACTGCGTGGGATGCGAGGTGAACATGGATGCCTTGGAGGCGCTCGTCGCCCGCTCCCCCTCCCTCCGGAGGCTGCGGGTGAACCAGCGCGTCTCCGTCCGCCAGCTTCGGAGCCTCATGGTGCGGGCGCCGCAGCTCTCCGACCTCGGCACCGGTTCCTTCGGGGAGGGTGGAGaggtgggggagggggagggggaggtggaggtcgCTGACCTGGAGGCCGCCTTCGCCGCCTCCAGGTCGCTGGTGTGCCTCTCGGGCTTCCGGAACCACGCTCCGCAGTTCATCCCTGCCATCTACCCGGTTTGCGCCAACCTCATCTCTCTCAATCTCGGCTACTCGGTAATCACCGCCGAGGAGCTCGAGCCGGTCATTATTCATTGCCACAATCTCCAGACTTTCTGG GTCCTTGACACTGTTCATGACGAAGGGCTCCAGGCAGTGGCTGCGACTTGCAAGGATCTCCGTGAGCTCCGTGTATTCCCCTTGGATGGAACAGAGGACTCCGAGGGCTTTGTATCAGACATCGGTCTCATTGCAATTTCTGAGGGATGTCCGAAGCTCCGGTCGATTCTTTACTTCTGCCACGGAATGACCAATGCTGCTGTGGTGAGCATGTCCAAGAATTGCCCAGAGTTGGTCGTGTTCCGCCTCTGTATCATGGGCCTCCGCCGCCCTGATCGCCTCACCGGGGAAGCCATGGATGAGGGGTTCGGGGCCATCGTGATGAACTGCAAGAAGCTCACCAGGCTTGCTGTGTCTGGCCTGCTGACTGACAAGGCGTTCTTGTACATTGGAAAGTATGGGAAGTCAGTAAGGACCCTGTCGGTGGCCTTCGCGGGGAACAGTGACTCGGGTTTGAGGTACGTGCTTGAGGGGTGCCCCAAATTGCAGAAGCTTGAGATCAGGGACAGCCCTTTTGGGGATGCAGCTCTTCTCTCTGGGCTTCACCATTACTATAGCATGAGGTTCTTATGGATGTCTTCGTGCAAGCTTTCGATTAGGGGTTGCAAGGAAGTGGCGCAGAGGCTACCTCACTTGGTAGTGGAAGTGATCAGGGACAGACCTGAgaaagatgatgatgaggccattgatgatggtgaggctgtTGAGACGTTATACATGTACCGGTCTCTTGCAGGGCCAAGGGACGATGCACCTCGATTTGTGAAGATTTTATAG
- the LOC103711008 gene encoding F-box protein FBX14-like isoform X1 — protein MREGRSSEMSDEEPPGGGGPPPPFSDQVLENVLESVLQFLDCRRDRNAASLVCRSWCRAEGQTRRELFIGNCYAVSPARAVERFPRVRALVLKGKPRFADFELVPAGWGAGFSPWLAALATSNPWLERLCLKRMSVSDADLSRLARSFPSFRDLTLICCDGFGTVGLAAIAEHCRHLRVLDLIENDVEDQGLDWVSRFPESTTSLESLVFDCVGCEVNMDALEALVARSPSLRRLRVNQRVSVRQLRSLMVRAPQLSDLGTGSFGEGGEVGEGEGEVEVADLEAAFAASRSLVCLSGFRNHAPQFIPAIYPVCANLISLNLGYSVITAEELEPVIIHCHNLQTFWVLDTVHDEGLQAVAATCKDLRELRVFPLDGTEDSEGFVSDIGLIAISEGCPKLRSILYFCHGMTNAAVVSMSKNCPELVVFRLCIMGLRRPDRLTGEAMDEGFGAIVMNCKKLTRLAVSGLLTDKAFLYIGKYGKSVRTLSVAFAGNSDSGLRYVLEGCPKLQKLEIRDSPFGDAALLSGLHHYYSMRFLWMSSCKLSIRGCKEVAQRLPHLVVEVIRDRPEKDDDEAIDDGEAVETLYMYRSLAGPRDDAPRFVKIL, from the exons ATGAGAGAGGGGAGGTCGTCCGAGATGTCGGACGAGGAGCCCCCCGGGGGCGGCGGCCCTCCTCCGCCGTTCTCCGACCAGGTACTGGAGAATGTCCTCGAGAGCGTGCTTCAGTTCCTGGACTGCCGCCGGGACCGGAACGCGGCGTCGCTGGTGTGCCGGTCGTGGTGCCGCGCCGAGGGCCAGACCCGGCGCGAGCTCTTCATCGGCAACTGCTACGCTGTCTCCCCGGCACGCGCCGTCGAGCGCTTCCCCCGTGTCCGGGCGCTCGTTCTTAAGGGCAAGCCCCGGTTCGCCGACTTCGAGCTCGTTCCCGCAGGGTGGGGTGCCGGCTTCTCCCCCTGGCTCGCCGCCCTCGCCACCTCCAACCCCTGGCTCGAGCGCCTCTGCCTCAAGCGCATGTCCGTCTCGGACGCCGACCTCTCCCGCCTCGCCCGCTCCTTCCCGTCCTTCCGCGACCTCACCCTCATCTGCTGCGACGGCTTCGGCACCGTCGGCCTCGCCGCCATCGCCGAGCATTGCAG GCACCTCCGAGTGCTGGATCTGATAGAGAACGACGTGGAGGACCAGGGGCTGGACTGGGTGTCGAGATTCCCGGAGTCGACGACGAGCCTGGAATCGCTCGTCTTCGACTGCGTGGGATGCGAGGTGAACATGGATGCCTTGGAGGCGCTCGTCGCCCGCTCCCCCTCCCTCCGGAGGCTGCGGGTGAACCAGCGCGTCTCCGTCCGCCAGCTTCGGAGCCTCATGGTGCGGGCGCCGCAGCTCTCCGACCTCGGCACCGGTTCCTTCGGGGAGGGTGGAGaggtgggggagggggagggggaggtggaggtcgCTGACCTGGAGGCCGCCTTCGCCGCCTCCAGGTCGCTGGTGTGCCTCTCGGGCTTCCGGAACCACGCTCCGCAGTTCATCCCTGCCATCTACCCGGTTTGCGCCAACCTCATCTCTCTCAATCTCGGCTACTCGGTAATCACCGCCGAGGAGCTCGAGCCGGTCATTATTCATTGCCACAATCTCCAGACTTTCTGG GTCCTTGACACTGTTCATGACGAAGGGCTCCAGGCAGTGGCTGCGACTTGCAAGGATCTCCGTGAGCTCCGTGTATTCCCCTTGGATGGAACAGAGGACTCCGAGGGCTTTGTATCAGACATCGGTCTCATTGCAATTTCTGAGGGATGTCCGAAGCTCCGGTCGATTCTTTACTTCTGCCACGGAATGACCAATGCTGCTGTGGTGAGCATGTCCAAGAATTGCCCAGAGTTGGTCGTGTTCCGCCTCTGTATCATGGGCCTCCGCCGCCCTGATCGCCTCACCGGGGAAGCCATGGATGAGGGGTTCGGGGCCATCGTGATGAACTGCAAGAAGCTCACCAGGCTTGCTGTGTCTGGCCTGCTGACTGACAAGGCGTTCTTGTACATTGGAAAGTATGGGAAGTCAGTAAGGACCCTGTCGGTGGCCTTCGCGGGGAACAGTGACTCGGGTTTGAGGTACGTGCTTGAGGGGTGCCCCAAATTGCAGAAGCTTGAGATCAGGGACAGCCCTTTTGGGGATGCAGCTCTTCTCTCTGGGCTTCACCATTACTATAGCATGAGGTTCTTATGGATGTCTTCGTGCAAGCTTTCGATTAGGGGTTGCAAGGAAGTGGCGCAGAGGCTACCTCACTTGGTAGTGGAAGTGATCAGGGACAGACCTGAgaaagatgatgatgaggccattgatgatggtgaggctgtTGAGACGTTATACATGTACCGGTCTCTTGCAGGGCCAAGGGACGATGCACCTCGATTTGTGAAGATTTTATAG